GAATATTCAGACCTACAGCGCTTAGGGCATCTCGCTCCGGACAAGGCACGGGCCTTATCCGATCGCTGGGGGTTGTCTTTTCGCTACAGACCCGGCTCTCAATGCCTTGACTGTGGCTATCTCCTGGACCCTTACCGCCGATCCGTTCAAACTTCTCCTCGCTCCGTCACCCGCGTTACCCGCCGGTACGGCAGTCACTAGCAAAGAACTTCCCCCCGCGCTCTTCACTGCCGATGGAACTGTCCGGATCGTCATCGACGGCCAGGTGTTCGACATCGTGCTCCACGGAGACACCAGCGACACCCCGCTCGCGGCGCTCGTCATACTGGATGACGACACGCCTGATCGGATCCTCGCACTCGACCGTTTCTGGTCAGCGACGCAGGCACGGAAAGCACGACCCGACGAACGCTTGACGCCACAACGGCGTCAACGGTTGCGCGCTATGCTAAGGGCCGTTGACGCACACGATGACGGCGCAAGCTACCGCGCCATTGGCGAAACCCTCTTCCCTGAACACCAGATCGACGCGAAATCGTGGGTCGGAAACTCCGTTCGCGAAACAACGATCCGCCTCGTGCGCGACGGCCTGAAACTCGTCGAAGGCGGTTACCGCTCCCTTCTGCGCCGACCCCGTCGATCATAGCCCGCCGTCCATCGGCTGGGGCGTGTCGAAATTAGATTCCTATCTTCGACATCGTCCCACCCACCGTCTTCACGCCACCTTGCTCTCGAACCGCCGCCTGACGGCAGCGGCCCCCAACGAGACCACGGAGGCTCGACAATGGCCGAAATTACCGCCGGC
This portion of the Sphingomonas sp. So64.6b genome encodes:
- a CDS encoding DUF2285 domain-containing protein; amino-acid sequence: MAISWTLTADPFKLLLAPSPALPAGTAVTSKELPPALFTADGTVRIVIDGQVFDIVLHGDTSDTPLAALVILDDDTPDRILALDRFWSATQARKARPDERLTPQRRQRLRAMLRAVDAHDDGASYRAIGETLFPEHQIDAKSWVGNSVRETTIRLVRDGLKLVEGGYRSLLRRPRRS